A single window of Desulfovibrio psychrotolerans DNA harbors:
- the metX gene encoding homoserine O-acetyltransferase MetX gives MIQQTDTDIPAQPEPANGARLFVLPEPLVFRSGAVLDHAQLAYETFGTLSPARDNAVLICHALTGDSHAANHTTDSAGTGADRPGWWDEYVGLGKPVDTDRFFVICSNILGSCYGSTGPASVNPATGRSYGLDFPVVTISDMVAAQHALVSHLGIPRLRAVLGGSLGGMQVLEWAARYPHMVEAAVPIATTTRHSAQAIAFNEVARQSVISDPNWKHGDYYGGAAPDLGLAVARMIGHITYLSDESMHVKFGRNLQDRERLSFNFETDFQVESYLHHQGRKFVQRFDANCFLYVTKAADYFDMELDNPQGYAAQAFARTHTRFLVVSFTSDWLYPTYQSRELVAHLQGAGAEVSFCEITEKWGHDAFLLPNERFSDILGGFLRHV, from the coding sequence ATGATACAACAAACAGATACAGATATTCCCGCACAGCCGGAGCCCGCCAACGGCGCAAGGCTGTTTGTGCTGCCGGAACCGCTGGTCTTCCGCAGCGGCGCGGTGCTGGACCATGCGCAACTGGCGTATGAAACCTTCGGCACCCTTTCGCCCGCGCGGGACAACGCCGTGCTCATCTGCCATGCCCTCACAGGCGATTCCCACGCGGCCAACCACACAACGGACAGCGCGGGAACAGGTGCAGACCGCCCCGGCTGGTGGGATGAATACGTGGGGCTGGGCAAGCCCGTGGACACGGACCGGTTCTTTGTCATCTGCTCCAACATTCTGGGCAGCTGTTACGGTTCCACGGGACCCGCAAGCGTGAACCCCGCCACGGGCAGATCCTACGGGCTGGATTTTCCCGTGGTGACCATATCAGACATGGTGGCGGCGCAGCATGCGCTGGTCAGCCATCTCGGCATTCCCCGGCTGCGTGCCGTGCTGGGCGGTTCGCTGGGCGGCATGCAGGTGCTGGAATGGGCTGCACGGTATCCGCATATGGTGGAGGCCGCCGTACCCATTGCCACCACCACGCGGCATTCGGCGCAGGCCATCGCCTTCAATGAGGTGGCGCGGCAGTCCGTGATCTCCGACCCCAACTGGAAGCACGGCGACTACTACGGCGGCGCGGCCCCCGATCTGGGACTGGCCGTGGCGCGTATGATAGGGCACATCACCTATCTTTCAGACGAGTCCATGCATGTGAAGTTCGGACGCAACCTGCAGGACAGGGAACGGCTTTCCTTCAACTTCGAGACGGATTTTCAGGTAGAGAGCTACCTGCACCATCAGGGGCGCAAGTTCGTGCAGCGGTTTGATGCAAACTGCTTCCTGTACGTGACCAAGGCGGCGGACTACTTCGATATGGAACTGGACAACCCGCAGGGCTATGCCGCGCAGGCCTTTGCCCGCACCCATACGCGGTTTCTGGTGGTCTCGTTCACGTCTGACTGGCTGTATCCCACCTATCAGTCGCGGGAACTGGTGGCGCACCTGCAAGGGGCGGGTGCGGAAGTGAGCTTCTGCGAGATAACGGAAAAATGGGGGCATGATGCGTTTCTGCTGCCCAACGAGCGGTTCAGCGACATACTGGGAGGATTTTTGCGCCATGTCTGA
- the metW gene encoding methionine biosynthesis protein MetW, whose protein sequence is MSENNGNTALRFDQQVIASWIDPGSRVLDVGCGDGSLLGYLVREKGVRGSGIELDEAAAVRCIAQGLSVVQGNVNEELPHYPDNAFDYVIVSQTLQQVHRPSRMLEHLLRVGRHGIVSFPNFGYWRVRWQAMFGGRAPKTKELPFEWHDTPNIRVLTLEDFRHYAREIPFRIMREAAVTMPCGTLFPRHVTLLPNIRASYGVFMIERPHNHTANDRSIQS, encoded by the coding sequence ATGTCTGAAAACAACGGCAACACGGCACTGCGCTTTGACCAGCAGGTCATCGCCTCGTGGATAGATCCGGGCAGCCGCGTGCTGGACGTGGGCTGCGGCGACGGTTCGCTGCTGGGCTACCTTGTGCGCGAAAAAGGGGTGCGCGGCAGCGGCATAGAACTGGATGAGGCAGCCGCCGTGCGGTGCATAGCACAGGGGCTGAGCGTGGTGCAGGGCAACGTGAACGAGGAACTGCCCCACTATCCGGACAACGCCTTTGATTATGTGATCGTAAGCCAGACCCTGCAACAGGTGCACCGTCCCTCGCGTATGCTGGAGCACCTGCTGCGCGTGGGCAGGCACGGCATCGTCAGTTTTCCCAACTTCGGCTACTGGCGGGTGCGGTGGCAGGCCATGTTCGGCGGCAGGGCTCCCAAGACTAAAGAGCTGCCTTTTGAATGGCACGATACCCCCAATATCCGCGTGCTGACGCTGGAAGATTTCCGGCATTATGCGCGCGAGATCCCCTTCCGCATCATGCGCGAGGCGGCAGTGACCATGCCCTGCGGAACCCTGTTTCCCCGGCATGTAACGCTGCTGCCGAATATCCGGGCATCGTACGGGGTGTTCATGATAGAACGTCCGCATAACCACACCGCAAACGACAGGAGCATACAGTCATGA